The sequence TTGCTGTCGTCGCCGGCCGAGGGGGCGCGGGTGTCGGTGGACGGCCAGCCGTTCGTCGCGGCGCCGCTCGTGGCGCCTGTCGCTCCTGGCCCGCACCGCGTGCGGGTGCAGGCGACGGGGCACTACGACGAAGAGCTCACGGTCGTCGCGGTCGCCGGCGAGCTGATGCCGCGGCACGTCGTGCTGCGGGTGAAGCCCGCGCAGCTGCGGGTGACCGGCACGGGCGGCGCGCGCATCGCGGTGGACGGGCAGGTGAGGGGGACGGCGCCGACGGCCGGAGCGATCGCGATCGAGCCGGGGGTTCATGTCGTCGAGGTCTCGCTGCCGGGATACGAGCTCTTCCGGCGGGAGCTCCGCGTGACGCGCGAGCAGGCGGTGGCGCTCGACGCCGAGCTCCGCATGACCTCCCGCCGCGTCGCCGCGTGGACGGCGCTCGGCGTCGGCGCGGCGGGCGCCGTCGCGACCGGCGTGCTCGGTGGCCTCGCCCTCGCGAGCCAGAGCGAGGCGGTCGAGCTGCGGGACAGGAAGGACGCGGACTCGCTCACGCCGTCGGAGCGGGATCGCTACAACGCCGCGGTCGACGCGCGCGGCAGCCTCGGCGCAGCGGCGGCCGTCGCTGGCGGGGTGTCGTTCCTGGCTGCCGCCGCGGGGTTCGGGCTCTTCGCGTTCGACGAGCCGAAGGGCCTTG is a genomic window of Sorangium aterium containing:
- a CDS encoding PEGA domain-containing protein, giving the protein MRAAARPFRPLLLWASLSLAAAPAAAQADARPTPEQVAQAENYFNAGAQAYEAGQYQVAAEAFLEAHERVPSPSLLFSAAQAFRRQYLTEPSPDALRRAIALYREYLRQDPKATRREEAVTALGSLVPLEARLAGEGAAPAGGEGSTAEGGGPATAARPAAGGTRLLLSSPAEGARVSVDGQPFVAAPLVAPVAPGPHRVRVQATGHYDEELTVVAVAGELMPRHVVLRVKPAQLRVTGTGGARIAVDGQVRGTAPTAGAIAIEPGVHVVEVSLPGYELFRRELRVTREQAVALDAELRMTSRRVAAWTALGVGAAGAVATGVLGGLALASQSEAVELRDRKDADSLTPSERDRYNAAVDARGSLGAAAAVAGGVSFLAAAAGFGLFAFDEPKGLGSAAPAAPPPRDPGVGAEFTVGVLSAGVRGRF